From a single Accipiter gentilis chromosome 8, bAccGen1.1, whole genome shotgun sequence genomic region:
- the DBT gene encoding lipoamide acyltransferase component of branched-chain alpha-keto acid dehydrogenase complex, mitochondrial isoform X3: MAAVTAARSSCRAAGRLVCIHRVRSCSSIRFIKSKYVCVFDKSALKFSHQQRLFRTSAVSCGQIVQFKLSDIGEGITEVTVKEWYIKEGDSVSQFDSICEVQSDKASVTITSRYDGVIRKLHYNLDEIAYVGKPLVDIEIDASKGVAPEEDVVETPPMSHEEHTHQEIKGHKTLATPAVRRLAMENNIKLSEVVGTGKDNRILKEDILNYLAKQTGAILPPSPKAEIIPPLPKSETLPAAPKDKARKIPVPVSRPIVFSGKDKTEPVTGFQKAMVKTMSAALKIPHFGYCDEIDLTQLVQLREELKPLAQIRGVKLSFMPFFIKAASLGLLQYPILNASLDESCQNVTYKASHNIGVAMDTEQGLIVPNVKNVQVLSVFEIASELNRLQSLGSAGQLGTNDLTGGTFTLSNIGTIGGTYTKPVILPPEVAIGALGKIQVLPRFNGKGEVFKAQIMNVSWSADHRIIDGATMARFSNLWKSYLENPASMLLDLK; encoded by the exons CGCTGCGAGGAGCAGCTGCCGAGCCGCGGGGCGCCTG GTTTGCATTCACCGTGTTAGATCGTGCAGCAGCATTCGCtttataaaatcaaaatatgTGTGCGTGTTTGACAAATCTGCCCTCAAGTTTAGTCATCAACAGCGATTATTCAGAACATCTGCTG TTTCGTGTGGCCAAATTGTCCAGTTTAAGCTTTCTGACATAGGAGAAGGGATTACAGAGGTGACTGTAAAAGAATG GTATATAAAAGAAGGTGATAGCGTGTCTCAATTTGATAGCATCTGTGAAGTACAAAGTGATAAAGCTTCTGTTACTATTACTAGTCGTTATGATGGCGTCATTAGAAAACTCCATTACAATTTAGATGAAATTGCTTATGTTGGAAAACCGTTAGTGGACATTGAAATTGATGCTTCAAAAG gTGTTGCCCCAGAAGAAGATGTTGTTGAAACACCTCCTATGTCTCATGAAGAGCACACTCACCAAGAGATAAAAGGTCACAAAACATTAGCAACCCCTGCAGTTCGTCGTCTGGCCATGGAGAACAAT ATTAAACTGAGTGAAGTTGTTGGAACAGGGAAAGATAACAGAATCCTTAAAGAAGACATACTCAATTACTTAGCCAAACAAACAGGAGCTATTTTACCTCCATCACCGAAGGCTGAAATTATCCCACCTTTGCCAAAATCAGAGACTCTGCCAGCTGCTCCAAAGGACAAAGCACGCAAAATTCCTGTACCTGTTTCCAGACCCATTGTGTTTTCAGGAAAAGATAAAACTGAACCTGTAACAG GTTTTCAGAAGGCAATGGTGAAGACTATGAGTGCAGCCTTGAAGATACCCCACTTTGGTTATTGTGATGAGATTGATTTGACTCAGCTTGTCCAGTTGCGAGAAGAGCTGAAACCTCTAGCACAAATTCGTGGAGTTAAGCTTTCCTTTATGCCTTTCTTCATAAAG GCAGCCTCTCTGGGATTATTGCAGTATCCCATTCTTAATGCTTCTTTGGATGAAAGCTGTCAAAATGTCACATATAAG GCTTCGCACAACATTGGAGTTGCTATGGACACAGAGCAAGGTTTAATTGTTCcaaatgtgaaaaatgttcaGGTCTTGAGTGTGTTTGAGATTGCTTCCGAATTAAATCGCCTACAGTCCTTGGGCTCTGCAGGCCAGCTGGGAACAAATGACCTCACTGGGGGAACATTCACCCTTTCAAATATTGGCACA attGGTGGCACTTACACCAAACCAGTGATACTACCTCCTGAAGTAGCTATTGGAGCACTTGGAAAGATACAG GTTCTTCCTCGGTTTAATGGAAAAGGTGAAGTATTTAAAGCACAGATAATGAATGTGAGTTGGTCAGCTGATCACCGCATCATTGATGGAGCTACAATGGCCCGGTTTTCTAACTTGTGGAAATCTTACTTGGAGAACCCTGCTTCGATGCTGCTAGACCTTAAATAA
- the DBT gene encoding lipoamide acyltransferase component of branched-chain alpha-keto acid dehydrogenase complex, mitochondrial isoform X2, whose protein sequence is MLSYCGVLFSGSSKKIISKFYSFELLEVCIHRVRSCSSIRFIKSKYVCVFDKSALKFSHQQRLFRTSAVSCGQIVQFKLSDIGEGITEVTVKEWYIKEGDSVSQFDSICEVQSDKASVTITSRYDGVIRKLHYNLDEIAYVGKPLVDIEIDASKGVAPEEDVVETPPMSHEEHTHQEIKGHKTLATPAVRRLAMENNIKLSEVVGTGKDNRILKEDILNYLAKQTGAILPPSPKAEIIPPLPKSETLPAAPKDKARKIPVPVSRPIVFSGKDKTEPVTGFQKAMVKTMSAALKIPHFGYCDEIDLTQLVQLREELKPLAQIRGVKLSFMPFFIKAASLGLLQYPILNASLDESCQNVTYKASHNIGVAMDTEQGLIVPNVKNVQVLSVFEIASELNRLQSLGSAGQLGTNDLTGGTFTLSNIGTIGGTYTKPVILPPEVAIGALGKIQVLPRFNGKGEVFKAQIMNVSWSADHRIIDGATMARFSNLWKSYLENPASMLLDLK, encoded by the exons ATGTTATCTTACTGTG GTGTGCTGTTTTCTGGCTCCTCTAAGAAGATAATTTCTAAATTTTACAGTTTTGAGCTACTTGAG GTTTGCATTCACCGTGTTAGATCGTGCAGCAGCATTCGCtttataaaatcaaaatatgTGTGCGTGTTTGACAAATCTGCCCTCAAGTTTAGTCATCAACAGCGATTATTCAGAACATCTGCTG TTTCGTGTGGCCAAATTGTCCAGTTTAAGCTTTCTGACATAGGAGAAGGGATTACAGAGGTGACTGTAAAAGAATG GTATATAAAAGAAGGTGATAGCGTGTCTCAATTTGATAGCATCTGTGAAGTACAAAGTGATAAAGCTTCTGTTACTATTACTAGTCGTTATGATGGCGTCATTAGAAAACTCCATTACAATTTAGATGAAATTGCTTATGTTGGAAAACCGTTAGTGGACATTGAAATTGATGCTTCAAAAG gTGTTGCCCCAGAAGAAGATGTTGTTGAAACACCTCCTATGTCTCATGAAGAGCACACTCACCAAGAGATAAAAGGTCACAAAACATTAGCAACCCCTGCAGTTCGTCGTCTGGCCATGGAGAACAAT ATTAAACTGAGTGAAGTTGTTGGAACAGGGAAAGATAACAGAATCCTTAAAGAAGACATACTCAATTACTTAGCCAAACAAACAGGAGCTATTTTACCTCCATCACCGAAGGCTGAAATTATCCCACCTTTGCCAAAATCAGAGACTCTGCCAGCTGCTCCAAAGGACAAAGCACGCAAAATTCCTGTACCTGTTTCCAGACCCATTGTGTTTTCAGGAAAAGATAAAACTGAACCTGTAACAG GTTTTCAGAAGGCAATGGTGAAGACTATGAGTGCAGCCTTGAAGATACCCCACTTTGGTTATTGTGATGAGATTGATTTGACTCAGCTTGTCCAGTTGCGAGAAGAGCTGAAACCTCTAGCACAAATTCGTGGAGTTAAGCTTTCCTTTATGCCTTTCTTCATAAAG GCAGCCTCTCTGGGATTATTGCAGTATCCCATTCTTAATGCTTCTTTGGATGAAAGCTGTCAAAATGTCACATATAAG GCTTCGCACAACATTGGAGTTGCTATGGACACAGAGCAAGGTTTAATTGTTCcaaatgtgaaaaatgttcaGGTCTTGAGTGTGTTTGAGATTGCTTCCGAATTAAATCGCCTACAGTCCTTGGGCTCTGCAGGCCAGCTGGGAACAAATGACCTCACTGGGGGAACATTCACCCTTTCAAATATTGGCACA attGGTGGCACTTACACCAAACCAGTGATACTACCTCCTGAAGTAGCTATTGGAGCACTTGGAAAGATACAG GTTCTTCCTCGGTTTAATGGAAAAGGTGAAGTATTTAAAGCACAGATAATGAATGTGAGTTGGTCAGCTGATCACCGCATCATTGATGGAGCTACAATGGCCCGGTTTTCTAACTTGTGGAAATCTTACTTGGAGAACCCTGCTTCGATGCTGCTAGACCTTAAATAA
- the DBT gene encoding lipoamide acyltransferase component of branched-chain alpha-keto acid dehydrogenase complex, mitochondrial isoform X1 produces the protein MLKTHGKRYETSHLEIVQRFDVLLVIIFAGVLFSGSSKKIISKFYSFELLEVCIHRVRSCSSIRFIKSKYVCVFDKSALKFSHQQRLFRTSAVSCGQIVQFKLSDIGEGITEVTVKEWYIKEGDSVSQFDSICEVQSDKASVTITSRYDGVIRKLHYNLDEIAYVGKPLVDIEIDASKGVAPEEDVVETPPMSHEEHTHQEIKGHKTLATPAVRRLAMENNIKLSEVVGTGKDNRILKEDILNYLAKQTGAILPPSPKAEIIPPLPKSETLPAAPKDKARKIPVPVSRPIVFSGKDKTEPVTGFQKAMVKTMSAALKIPHFGYCDEIDLTQLVQLREELKPLAQIRGVKLSFMPFFIKAASLGLLQYPILNASLDESCQNVTYKASHNIGVAMDTEQGLIVPNVKNVQVLSVFEIASELNRLQSLGSAGQLGTNDLTGGTFTLSNIGTIGGTYTKPVILPPEVAIGALGKIQVLPRFNGKGEVFKAQIMNVSWSADHRIIDGATMARFSNLWKSYLENPASMLLDLK, from the exons ATGTTAAAAACACATGGAAAGCGTTATGAAACTTCACATTTAGAAATAGTTCAGAGATTTGATGTGCTCCTTGTGATCATCTTCGCAG GTGTGCTGTTTTCTGGCTCCTCTAAGAAGATAATTTCTAAATTTTACAGTTTTGAGCTACTTGAG GTTTGCATTCACCGTGTTAGATCGTGCAGCAGCATTCGCtttataaaatcaaaatatgTGTGCGTGTTTGACAAATCTGCCCTCAAGTTTAGTCATCAACAGCGATTATTCAGAACATCTGCTG TTTCGTGTGGCCAAATTGTCCAGTTTAAGCTTTCTGACATAGGAGAAGGGATTACAGAGGTGACTGTAAAAGAATG GTATATAAAAGAAGGTGATAGCGTGTCTCAATTTGATAGCATCTGTGAAGTACAAAGTGATAAAGCTTCTGTTACTATTACTAGTCGTTATGATGGCGTCATTAGAAAACTCCATTACAATTTAGATGAAATTGCTTATGTTGGAAAACCGTTAGTGGACATTGAAATTGATGCTTCAAAAG gTGTTGCCCCAGAAGAAGATGTTGTTGAAACACCTCCTATGTCTCATGAAGAGCACACTCACCAAGAGATAAAAGGTCACAAAACATTAGCAACCCCTGCAGTTCGTCGTCTGGCCATGGAGAACAAT ATTAAACTGAGTGAAGTTGTTGGAACAGGGAAAGATAACAGAATCCTTAAAGAAGACATACTCAATTACTTAGCCAAACAAACAGGAGCTATTTTACCTCCATCACCGAAGGCTGAAATTATCCCACCTTTGCCAAAATCAGAGACTCTGCCAGCTGCTCCAAAGGACAAAGCACGCAAAATTCCTGTACCTGTTTCCAGACCCATTGTGTTTTCAGGAAAAGATAAAACTGAACCTGTAACAG GTTTTCAGAAGGCAATGGTGAAGACTATGAGTGCAGCCTTGAAGATACCCCACTTTGGTTATTGTGATGAGATTGATTTGACTCAGCTTGTCCAGTTGCGAGAAGAGCTGAAACCTCTAGCACAAATTCGTGGAGTTAAGCTTTCCTTTATGCCTTTCTTCATAAAG GCAGCCTCTCTGGGATTATTGCAGTATCCCATTCTTAATGCTTCTTTGGATGAAAGCTGTCAAAATGTCACATATAAG GCTTCGCACAACATTGGAGTTGCTATGGACACAGAGCAAGGTTTAATTGTTCcaaatgtgaaaaatgttcaGGTCTTGAGTGTGTTTGAGATTGCTTCCGAATTAAATCGCCTACAGTCCTTGGGCTCTGCAGGCCAGCTGGGAACAAATGACCTCACTGGGGGAACATTCACCCTTTCAAATATTGGCACA attGGTGGCACTTACACCAAACCAGTGATACTACCTCCTGAAGTAGCTATTGGAGCACTTGGAAAGATACAG GTTCTTCCTCGGTTTAATGGAAAAGGTGAAGTATTTAAAGCACAGATAATGAATGTGAGTTGGTCAGCTGATCACCGCATCATTGATGGAGCTACAATGGCCCGGTTTTCTAACTTGTGGAAATCTTACTTGGAGAACCCTGCTTCGATGCTGCTAGACCTTAAATAA